One Kitasatospora sp. MAP12-44 DNA segment encodes these proteins:
- a CDS encoding glycoside hydrolase family 18 protein, which produces MPAIRRTAVRRTAVRRAAATAAAATCAFALLGAAPAGAAPAHRDGGQKELTGYFTQWGIYSGFMEKNLISTGEINHLTELDYGFSDVTAGGLCGSGDSWADYQRPFSATESVDGQADQAGQALLGNFNQLRELKAKYPKLKIVMSIGGWSWSGRFSQLAATAAGRQNFVASCVDQYLKGDLPGLPAGAAAGIFDGFAVDWEYPGEPGNGNPYGPQDTPDYTALMQEFRQQETQAGQADGTHYLLTANTSANPAYAAKLELGKVAKVVDWFNVMTFDYHGGWEATGPTDLSSALFQDPRDPNPANDRYSVDQAVQYYEQQGVRPEQIGLAIPYYAHEWSGVAPGPNGDGLFQPAAAGVPGTPDYNQVVTAPGETYWDPLAAEPYKYDPAGGVFSTYDDPASVWIKGQYIRAKDLRGTFVWSMDGDTSDGSLTAALGESLNGH; this is translated from the coding sequence TTGCCAGCGATCCGCCGCACCGCCGTCCGCCGCACCGCCGTCCGCAGAGCAGCCGCCACCGCTGCGGCCGCCACCTGTGCCTTCGCCCTGCTGGGCGCGGCCCCCGCCGGTGCCGCGCCGGCGCACCGGGACGGCGGCCAGAAGGAACTGACCGGCTACTTCACCCAGTGGGGCATCTACTCCGGCTTCATGGAGAAGAACCTGATCAGCACCGGTGAGATCAACCACCTCACCGAACTGGACTACGGGTTCAGCGACGTCACGGCAGGCGGCCTGTGCGGCAGCGGCGACAGCTGGGCCGACTACCAGCGCCCGTTCTCGGCCACCGAGTCGGTCGACGGGCAGGCCGACCAGGCCGGCCAGGCGCTGCTCGGCAACTTCAACCAGCTGCGCGAACTCAAGGCGAAATACCCCAAGTTGAAGATCGTGATGTCGATCGGCGGCTGGTCCTGGTCGGGGCGGTTCTCCCAGCTCGCCGCAACCGCGGCCGGCCGGCAGAATTTCGTCGCCTCCTGTGTGGACCAGTACCTCAAGGGCGACCTCCCCGGCCTGCCGGCGGGAGCCGCCGCCGGCATCTTCGACGGCTTCGCGGTCGACTGGGAGTACCCGGGCGAGCCGGGCAACGGCAACCCGTACGGCCCGCAGGACACCCCGGACTACACGGCGCTGATGCAGGAGTTCCGCCAGCAGGAGACCCAGGCCGGCCAGGCCGACGGCACGCACTACCTGCTCACCGCCAACACCTCCGCCAACCCGGCCTACGCCGCCAAGCTGGAGCTGGGCAAGGTCGCCAAGGTGGTCGACTGGTTCAATGTGATGACCTTCGACTACCACGGCGGCTGGGAGGCGACCGGGCCCACCGACCTCTCCTCCGCGCTGTTCCAGGACCCGCGCGACCCGAACCCGGCCAACGACCGGTACAGCGTCGACCAGGCGGTCCAGTACTACGAGCAGCAGGGCGTGCGCCCCGAGCAGATCGGCCTGGCCATCCCCTACTACGCCCACGAGTGGAGCGGCGTCGCCCCCGGCCCGAACGGCGATGGGCTCTTCCAGCCCGCCGCCGCGGGCGTGCCCGGCACCCCGGACTACAACCAGGTGGTCACCGCCCCCGGCGAGACCTACTGGGACCCGCTGGCCGCCGAGCCCTACAAGTACGACCCCGCCGGCGGTGTCTTCTCGACCTACGACGACCCGGCCTCGGTCTGGATCAAGGGCCAGTACATCCGCGCCAAGGACCTGCGCGGCACCTTCGTCTGGTCGATGGACGGCGACACCAGCGACGGCAGCCTGACCGCCGCGCTGGGCGAGAGCCTGAACGGGCACTGA
- a CDS encoding phosphatidylinositol-specific phospholipase C domain-containing protein, with protein MRIPALRPPRAAKAVVAVAAALAAATGALLAAPTPASAQPTSSSSAFNSLTGQSHPGWMGQVPDGTSLGAMSIPGTHDTLAIHGGLAPWAYEAQEDHGDSAATLAAQLDAGIRAIDIRVRVIGGAFVIHHTDVYQNANFDDVLTHAQAFLSANPSETIMMDLHGECDADTTEGGSGTASIGHCADDPSNTTQADRIAVFNGYLARYPGLFYAPTVTGSGTAAVPTLGQVRGHIVLTDFTGPVGEIYPGFGLTQLTGGGPGGTVENDWTQCDLGKKWNEAQTNLANAAADRTGALYVTYTSANCAPFGADPADMAGGYLGGEGENQHLLDYLDAGGAGKTGVLRMDYPGWAVIAGLIDRNPGIWRTGQVSSGIPGKCLDDYGDSAANGAAVDLYSCNGTAAQQWRPATDGTLRINGQCLDVTGGSTSQGTAVELWPCNGGANQEWSANANGALVSAQSGMCLDDPSSTTVDGTRLQIWSCNGTGAQRWALP; from the coding sequence GTGCGCATCCCCGCCTTACGCCCGCCACGTGCCGCCAAGGCCGTCGTTGCCGTCGCCGCCGCACTGGCGGCCGCGACCGGCGCGCTGCTCGCCGCGCCCACCCCCGCGTCCGCGCAGCCGACTTCGTCGTCCAGCGCCTTCAACAGCCTGACGGGGCAGAGCCACCCCGGCTGGATGGGCCAGGTGCCGGACGGGACGAGCCTGGGGGCCATGTCCATCCCCGGGACGCACGACACGCTCGCCATCCACGGCGGTCTGGCCCCCTGGGCGTACGAGGCGCAGGAGGACCACGGCGACAGCGCCGCGACCCTCGCCGCGCAGCTGGACGCCGGGATCCGCGCGATCGACATCCGGGTGCGGGTGATCGGCGGCGCGTTCGTCATCCACCACACCGACGTCTACCAGAACGCGAACTTCGACGATGTGCTGACGCACGCGCAGGCCTTCCTGAGCGCGAATCCCAGCGAGACGATCATGATGGACCTGCACGGCGAGTGCGACGCCGACACCACCGAGGGCGGCAGCGGGACGGCCTCCATCGGCCACTGCGCCGACGATCCGTCGAACACCACCCAGGCGGATCGGATCGCCGTCTTCAATGGCTATCTGGCCCGCTACCCGGGGCTGTTCTACGCGCCCACGGTCACCGGCAGCGGCACCGCCGCCGTGCCGACGCTGGGCCAGGTGCGCGGTCACATCGTGCTGACCGACTTCACCGGCCCGGTCGGCGAGATCTACCCGGGCTTCGGCCTGACCCAGCTGACCGGCGGCGGCCCGGGTGGCACGGTGGAGAACGACTGGACGCAGTGCGACCTCGGCAAGAAGTGGAACGAGGCGCAGACCAACCTCGCGAACGCCGCAGCCGACCGGACCGGCGCCCTCTACGTCACCTACACCTCGGCCAACTGCGCGCCGTTTGGCGCCGATCCGGCCGACATGGCGGGCGGCTACCTGGGTGGCGAGGGCGAGAACCAGCACCTGCTCGACTACCTCGACGCGGGCGGCGCGGGCAAGACCGGCGTGCTGCGGATGGACTACCCGGGCTGGGCGGTGATCGCGGGCCTGATCGACCGCAACCCGGGCATCTGGCGGACCGGCCAGGTCAGTTCGGGCATCCCCGGCAAATGCCTGGACGACTACGGCGACTCGGCCGCCAACGGCGCCGCGGTCGACCTGTACTCCTGCAACGGCACCGCTGCCCAGCAGTGGCGTCCGGCCACCGACGGCACGCTGCGGATCAACGGCCAGTGCCTGGACGTCACCGGTGGAAGTACCAGCCAGGGCACCGCGGTCGAGCTGTGGCCGTGCAACGGCGGCGCGAACCAGGAGTGGAGCGCGAACGCGAACGGCGCGCTGGTGAGCGCGCAGTCCGGGATGTGCCTGGACGACCCGTCCTCCACCACGGTGGACGGAACCCGGTTGCAGATCTGGTCCTGCAACGGCACCGGCGCCCAGCGGTGGGCGCTGCCGTAA
- a CDS encoding ATP-binding cassette domain-containing protein — MNAVEVRELNKFFKGHHAVADVSFDIPAGGSLGIVGESGSGKTTIARMLVGLECPTSGSIAVLGRDRSRPARGSAERGARAKELQIVFQDPYTSLDPQQSVRAAVDEVLRHHGGRTAVERAARLDELVDQVGLTMRQALARPRDLSGGQRQRVAIARALAAGPRVLVLDEAVSALDVSIQAQILNLLADIRAQTGLAYLLISHDLAVVRQLCDTVLVLRRGQVVEQGDCARVLDDPAQEYTRALREAVPVQGWRVAV; from the coding sequence GTGAACGCGGTGGAAGTGCGAGAGCTCAACAAGTTCTTCAAGGGCCACCACGCGGTCGCCGACGTCAGCTTCGACATCCCGGCGGGCGGCTCGCTCGGCATCGTGGGCGAGTCCGGGTCGGGCAAGACCACGATCGCCCGGATGCTGGTCGGGCTGGAGTGCCCGACCAGCGGCAGCATCGCCGTCCTCGGCCGCGACCGCAGCCGCCCGGCCCGCGGGAGCGCCGAACGGGGGGCCAGGGCCAAGGAGTTGCAGATCGTCTTCCAGGACCCGTACACCTCGCTGGACCCGCAGCAGAGCGTCCGGGCGGCCGTCGACGAAGTCCTGCGCCATCACGGCGGCCGCACCGCGGTGGAACGGGCGGCGCGCCTGGACGAGTTGGTCGACCAGGTCGGCCTGACGATGCGTCAGGCGCTGGCGCGCCCCCGCGACCTGTCCGGCGGACAGCGCCAACGCGTCGCGATCGCCCGCGCGTTGGCCGCCGGGCCGCGCGTGCTGGTACTGGACGAGGCAGTCTCCGCGCTGGACGTCTCCATCCAGGCGCAGATCCTCAACCTGCTCGCGGACATCCGCGCGCAGACCGGACTCGCCTACCTGCTGATCTCCCACGACCTCGCGGTGGTCCGGCAGTTGTGCGACACCGTCCTCGTGTTGCGACGCGGGCAGGTGGTCGAGCAGGGGGACTGCGCGCGGGTCCTGGACGATCCGGCGCAGGAGTACACCCGGGCGCTGCGCGAAGCCGTCCCCGTCCAGGGGTGGCGGGTGGCCGTCTGA
- a CDS encoding ABC transporter ATP-binding protein, whose protein sequence is MTAVPVPLLELSGLTVDFATEDGGSRALLAGLDLTLAPGEALGLVGESGSGKSMTVRAITRLLPPAATAHGAIRFEGQDVGAMDASALRAYRDGGVGLIFQDPRAHINPTTRIGAFLTEALRHNRGLGRAEALARAEAVLAEVGLDDPARRLRQYPHEVSGGMLQRVMIASVLLAEPRLILADEPTTALDVTIQREVVAILDRLRRERGMGMVFITHDLDLALAVCGKVAVMYAGRIVELRDADSLHERAAHPYTLGLLGSRPAIDARAERLTAIPGRPVSAFEAGPGCAFAPRCAFATPACESEPPALAPFDGGLVRCARVEEIHAIRTSKEATA, encoded by the coding sequence ATGACCGCCGTACCCGTTCCACTGCTCGAACTGTCAGGCCTGACAGTCGACTTCGCCACCGAGGACGGCGGCTCGCGGGCCTTGCTGGCCGGCCTCGACCTGACCCTTGCACCCGGCGAGGCGCTGGGCCTGGTCGGCGAGTCGGGCTCGGGGAAGTCGATGACCGTCCGCGCGATCACCCGGCTGCTGCCACCCGCGGCGACCGCCCACGGCGCGATCCGCTTCGAAGGCCAGGACGTCGGCGCGATGGACGCCTCCGCGCTGCGCGCCTACCGCGACGGCGGCGTGGGCCTGATCTTCCAGGACCCGCGCGCCCACATCAATCCGACCACCAGGATCGGCGCGTTCCTGACCGAGGCCCTGCGGCACAACCGCGGCCTGGGCCGAGCCGAGGCGCTGGCCCGGGCGGAGGCGGTGCTGGCCGAGGTCGGCCTCGACGACCCCGCCCGCCGGCTGCGCCAGTATCCGCACGAGGTCTCCGGCGGCATGCTGCAACGCGTGATGATCGCCTCCGTGCTGCTCGCCGAACCCCGGCTGATCCTGGCCGACGAGCCGACGACGGCCCTGGACGTCACCATCCAACGCGAGGTCGTCGCCATCCTCGACCGGCTGCGCCGGGAGCGGGGCATGGGCATGGTCTTCATCACCCACGACCTGGACCTCGCCCTGGCGGTCTGCGGCAAGGTCGCGGTCATGTACGCGGGGCGGATCGTCGAACTCCGCGACGCCGACAGCCTGCACGAGCGCGCCGCCCACCCCTACACCCTCGGGCTGCTGGGCTCACGCCCGGCGATCGACGCGCGGGCGGAGCGCCTCACGGCCATCCCCGGCCGACCCGTCTCCGCCTTCGAGGCCGGGCCCGGGTGCGCGTTCGCGCCGCGCTGCGCGTTCGCCACCCCGGCCTGCGAGAGCGAGCCACCGGCGCTCGCACCCTTCGACGGCGGACTGGTGCGCTGCGCCCGGGTCGAGGAGATCCACGCGATACGAACGAGCAAGGAGGCCACGGCGTGA
- a CDS encoding ABC transporter permease yields the protein MKETLLKAARRLGRSGTASAVLLLVVLVVAIAAPLLAPHDPNQGSLLDAYSGPSGAHPLGADGIGRDILSRLVFGARTSLLGPALVVVVSLLVGIPLALAASWYGGWVDAVVARVFDLVYALPGLLLAVLTVALFGPGLTPAVAALSVAYVPFLARIVRAAARQQRVSPYVDALAVQGFGVLRITVRHILRNIAPVVVGQATIAFGYALLDLASLSYLGLAVQAPTPDWGVMVSDSDALLKGYWLPVAAPGVLIVLTVLALTVLGARISGDKPPGYLKRRKRAAAPADSASTDRTAVGAAA from the coding sequence GTGAAGGAGACACTGCTCAAGGCGGCCAGGCGACTGGGCCGCTCCGGGACCGCCTCGGCCGTTCTGCTGCTGGTGGTCCTGGTGGTGGCGATCGCCGCACCGCTGCTCGCCCCGCACGACCCCAACCAGGGCAGCCTGCTGGACGCGTACAGCGGTCCGTCGGGCGCGCACCCGCTGGGCGCCGACGGGATCGGGCGCGACATCCTCAGCCGGCTCGTGTTCGGTGCGCGGACCAGCCTGCTCGGCCCGGCGCTGGTCGTCGTGGTCTCGCTGCTGGTCGGCATCCCCCTTGCGCTGGCGGCCAGTTGGTACGGTGGCTGGGTGGACGCGGTGGTGGCGCGGGTCTTCGACCTCGTCTACGCGCTGCCCGGGCTGCTGCTCGCGGTGCTGACGGTCGCGCTGTTCGGCCCCGGCCTCACACCCGCGGTGGCGGCGCTGTCGGTCGCCTATGTGCCGTTCCTGGCCCGGATCGTGCGGGCGGCGGCGCGTCAGCAGCGGGTCAGCCCGTATGTCGACGCGCTCGCGGTGCAGGGCTTCGGCGTGCTGCGGATCACCGTCCGCCACATCCTGCGCAACATCGCACCGGTCGTGGTCGGCCAGGCCACCATCGCCTTCGGCTACGCACTGCTCGACCTGGCCTCGCTCTCCTATCTGGGACTGGCCGTCCAGGCGCCGACACCCGACTGGGGCGTCATGGTCAGCGACAGCGACGCGCTGCTCAAGGGCTACTGGCTGCCGGTCGCCGCGCCCGGCGTGCTGATCGTCCTCACCGTGCTCGCGCTGACCGTCCTCGGCGCACGGATCAGCGGGGACAAGCCGCCGGGCTACCTGAAGCGCCGTAAGCGGGCCGCCGCCCCGGCGGACTCTGCCTCGACGGACCGCACTGCTGTGGGAGCCGCCGCATGA
- a CDS encoding ABC transporter permease produces the protein MGRLLLRRLGGLATTLLLSSLVIFGSLYLAPGSPENVLFGNRMPTAAVRAAARHRLHLDQPLPVRYWDWLTGVLHGDLGTSMVTGQPVADRISSGLGTTVLLVLMTMVLVVVVGLAMGLAAALLPGRVDAAVSALTSVSVTVPPFVASTLLISVFAVRMGWFPASGLGSGLGGRIDGLVLPACAMAVLSCGFLGRVTRNAVREQLDREHVQTALVRGLPRLVVLRSHVLRNALAPIVTAVGLLTAGAFASTLVVESAFAVPGIGQLTIQSVAQKDFPVVQAVALLLVGAFVLCNAASDLIQAVVDPRLRETGSTS, from the coding sequence ATGGGGCGCCTGCTGCTGCGCCGCCTGGGCGGGTTGGCCACGACGCTGCTGCTGTCGAGCCTGGTGATCTTCGGCAGCCTCTACCTCGCACCCGGCAGCCCCGAGAACGTGCTCTTCGGCAACCGGATGCCCACCGCCGCCGTACGGGCGGCCGCCCGGCACCGGCTGCACCTGGACCAGCCGCTGCCGGTCCGCTACTGGGACTGGCTGACCGGCGTGCTGCACGGCGACCTCGGCACCTCGATGGTCACCGGCCAGCCGGTCGCGGACCGGATCAGCTCGGGGCTCGGCACCACCGTGCTGCTGGTGCTGATGACGATGGTGCTGGTCGTCGTCGTGGGACTGGCCATGGGCCTGGCCGCCGCACTGCTGCCCGGCCGGGTGGACGCCGCGGTCAGCGCCCTGACCTCGGTGTCCGTCACCGTCCCGCCGTTCGTCGCCTCGACACTGCTGATCTCGGTCTTCGCGGTGCGGATGGGCTGGTTCCCGGCCTCGGGGCTGGGCAGTGGCCTGGGCGGCAGGATCGACGGGCTGGTCCTGCCGGCCTGCGCCATGGCGGTGCTCTCCTGCGGCTTCCTGGGCCGGGTGACCCGCAACGCGGTCCGCGAGCAGCTGGACCGCGAGCACGTCCAGACCGCGCTGGTGCGCGGCCTGCCCCGGCTGGTGGTGCTCCGCAGCCATGTGCTGCGCAACGCGCTGGCACCGATCGTGACGGCGGTGGGCCTGCTCACCGCAGGAGCCTTCGCCTCGACGCTGGTGGTCGAATCGGCCTTCGCGGTGCCCGGGATCGGGCAGTTGACGATCCAGTCGGTCGCGCAGAAGGACTTCCCGGTGGTCCAGGCGGTGGCTCTGCTGCTGGTCGGCGCGTTCGTGCTGTGCAACGCGGCGAGCGATCTGATCCAAGCCGTCGTCGACCCGCGCCTGCGCGAGACAGGGAGCACGTCGTGA
- a CDS encoding ABC transporter substrate-binding protein, with amino-acid sequence MNTRLLRAVVSSSAVVLLAAACGPGTTAQKAGAASNFSTAQVTTAPGTGKLADLAWSGDYRAPYSEDPVKTADYPEETILGNVCEPLIRVAADYSMHPGVAASWSQPDPKHVVVQIDPRATFSDGKPVTADDVVYSLARNLDPAVASNYADSYNDVDTITATGPAQVTIALTKPDYIFVRNLGILGAAVVEKAFAVKAGANFGNADTGVVCSGPYAVQSFDGTNQLVLKKNPAYWDPSHAGKADTVTFKFLSDPSALANALSSGSLQGAFDLQSSTIAQLSKAAAGKLYIGGAGSTTQNVDLAVSSLTGGLADARTRQALSMAIDRAGIAKAIYAGAADPLYAVAGPGFWLNGPATSSYQAAYDQLAKAPDLAGATKLVQQAGATGKPVTLAYAAGTPSQAQLAQVLQQTGQSIGLNIKIVGLPDQQYGSLFTDPKARAAYDGFLTINYLEFPEAASMYASYATATGVQNFNGYANPAVQAALDAAQATADPVARATQVLKAQAILGQDLPWIPIVQPRALLFQNKAVTGAPLTFSYMDNAWATAVGAP; translated from the coding sequence GTGAACACCAGACTGCTGCGTGCCGTCGTCTCCAGTTCGGCCGTGGTCCTGCTGGCCGCCGCGTGCGGCCCGGGCACCACCGCTCAGAAGGCGGGCGCCGCCAGCAACTTCTCGACCGCGCAGGTGACCACCGCGCCGGGCACCGGGAAGCTGGCCGACCTGGCCTGGTCCGGCGACTACCGCGCGCCGTACTCCGAGGACCCGGTCAAGACCGCCGACTACCCCGAGGAGACCATCCTCGGCAATGTGTGCGAACCGCTGATCCGGGTGGCGGCCGACTACTCGATGCATCCGGGCGTCGCCGCCTCCTGGTCCCAGCCCGACCCCAAGCACGTCGTGGTGCAGATCGACCCGCGCGCCACATTCAGCGACGGCAAGCCGGTCACCGCCGACGACGTGGTCTACAGCCTGGCCCGCAACCTGGACCCGGCGGTGGCCAGCAACTACGCCGACTCCTACAACGACGTCGACACCATCACGGCCACCGGCCCGGCGCAGGTGACGATCGCTCTGACCAAGCCGGACTACATCTTCGTGCGCAACCTCGGCATCCTCGGCGCGGCGGTGGTCGAGAAGGCCTTCGCGGTCAAGGCGGGCGCCAACTTCGGCAACGCGGACACCGGCGTCGTCTGCTCCGGCCCGTACGCGGTGCAGTCCTTCGACGGCACCAACCAGCTGGTGCTGAAGAAGAATCCGGCCTACTGGGATCCGAGCCACGCCGGCAAGGCGGACACGGTCACCTTCAAGTTCCTCTCCGACCCCTCGGCGCTGGCCAACGCGCTCTCCTCCGGCTCGCTGCAGGGCGCCTTCGACCTGCAGAGCTCGACCATCGCCCAGCTGAGCAAGGCGGCGGCCGGCAAGCTCTACATCGGCGGCGCGGGTTCCACCACGCAGAACGTCGACCTGGCCGTCTCCAGCCTCACCGGCGGCCTCGCCGACGCCCGCACCCGGCAGGCGCTGAGCATGGCCATCGACCGCGCGGGCATCGCCAAGGCGATCTACGCCGGCGCGGCCGACCCGCTCTACGCCGTGGCCGGCCCAGGCTTCTGGCTGAACGGTCCGGCGACCTCCAGCTACCAGGCGGCCTACGACCAGTTGGCCAAGGCTCCGGACCTGGCCGGCGCCACCAAGCTGGTGCAGCAGGCGGGCGCGACCGGAAAGCCGGTCACCCTCGCCTACGCGGCCGGTACGCCCTCCCAGGCCCAACTCGCCCAGGTGCTGCAGCAGACCGGCCAGTCGATCGGCCTGAACATCAAGATCGTCGGCCTGCCGGACCAGCAGTACGGCAGCCTGTTCACCGACCCCAAGGCCCGGGCCGCCTACGACGGCTTCCTGACGATCAACTACCTGGAGTTCCCCGAGGCCGCGAGCATGTACGCGAGCTACGCCACAGCCACCGGCGTGCAGAACTTCAACGGCTACGCCAACCCCGCCGTGCAGGCCGCGCTCGACGCCGCGCAGGCCACCGCCGACCCGGTGGCGCGGGCCACGCAGGTGCTCAAGGCGCAGGCGATCCTCGGCCAGGACCTGCCCTGGATCCCGATCGTCCAGCCGCGGGCGCTGCTGTTCCAGAACAAGGCGGTCACCGGCGCGCCGCTGACCTTCTCCTACATGGACAACGCCTGGGCCACCGCAGTGGGGGCACCCTGA
- a CDS encoding amidohydrolase, whose amino-acid sequence MHRDHHPADLVFLGGPVYTVDPARSWAGAVAVRDGRIVTVGQDADVRPLIGPGTEVVDLAGRLLLPGFQDAHVHPVLAGTTLRTCDLHELHTAEEYVAAIAEYAATRPDAAWITGGGWSMEAFPGGTPHRSLLDGIAAVRDRPVALPNRDGHGLWANSRALEIAGIDAGTPDPADGRIERDADGHPTGMLQEGAAELVTRHIPATSEEERYKGLLAGQAYLHSFGITGWQDAAVGAAFGPGDVYGAYLRADREGTLTARVRAALWWDREGGLEQLAGFQERRAEAERGGERFRAGTVKIMLDGVAENHTAAMLEPYLDGCGCSSGNSGLDFVDPAKLGGYVAELDAAGFQVHFHALGDRAVRQALDAVEEALRRNGDRGNRHHLAHLQVVHPDDIARFRTLGATANMQPLWACHEPQMDELTIPFLGERRSGWQYPFGSLLRSGAMLAAGSDWSVSTPDVLAGVHVAVNRTGEEEPNRVFGPEERIDLGSALAAYTAGTARVNHLDALTGSVESGKLADLVVLDRNPFDGPNQAIAETRVLRTYVQGELVHAAASA is encoded by the coding sequence GTGCATCGTGATCACCACCCCGCAGACCTGGTCTTTCTCGGCGGCCCGGTCTATACCGTCGACCCGGCGCGCTCCTGGGCCGGCGCCGTCGCCGTCCGCGACGGACGCATCGTCACCGTCGGCCAGGACGCCGACGTCCGCCCGCTGATCGGGCCCGGCACCGAGGTCGTCGACCTGGCCGGCCGCCTGCTGCTGCCCGGGTTCCAGGACGCGCACGTCCACCCGGTGCTGGCCGGCACCACGCTGCGCACCTGCGACCTGCACGAGCTGCACACCGCCGAGGAGTACGTCGCCGCCATCGCCGAGTACGCCGCCACCCGCCCCGACGCCGCCTGGATCACCGGCGGCGGCTGGAGCATGGAGGCCTTCCCCGGCGGCACCCCGCACCGCTCGCTGCTGGACGGAATCGCCGCCGTCCGCGACCGCCCGGTCGCCCTGCCCAACCGCGACGGCCACGGCCTGTGGGCCAACAGCCGCGCCCTGGAGATCGCCGGCATCGACGCCGGCACCCCCGACCCGGCCGACGGCCGGATCGAGCGGGACGCCGACGGCCACCCGACCGGCATGCTCCAGGAGGGTGCCGCCGAGCTGGTCACCCGGCACATCCCCGCCACCTCCGAGGAGGAGCGCTACAAGGGACTGCTGGCCGGCCAGGCCTATCTGCACTCCTTCGGCATCACCGGCTGGCAGGACGCCGCCGTCGGTGCGGCCTTCGGACCCGGCGACGTCTACGGCGCCTACCTGCGCGCCGACCGCGAGGGCACCCTGACCGCACGGGTGCGCGCGGCGCTGTGGTGGGACCGCGAGGGCGGCCTGGAGCAGCTGGCCGGGTTCCAGGAGCGCCGCGCCGAAGCCGAGCGGGGCGGCGAGCGGTTCCGCGCCGGCACCGTCAAGATCATGCTCGACGGCGTCGCCGAGAACCACACCGCCGCCATGCTGGAGCCCTACCTGGACGGCTGCGGCTGCTCGTCGGGCAACTCGGGCCTGGACTTCGTCGACCCCGCGAAGCTGGGCGGCTACGTCGCCGAGCTCGACGCGGCCGGCTTCCAGGTGCACTTCCACGCGCTGGGCGACCGTGCCGTGCGCCAGGCGCTCGACGCCGTCGAGGAGGCGCTGCGCCGCAACGGAGACCGCGGCAACCGCCACCACCTCGCGCACCTCCAGGTGGTCCACCCCGACGACATCGCCCGCTTCCGCACCCTCGGCGCGACCGCCAATATGCAGCCGCTGTGGGCCTGCCACGAGCCGCAGATGGACGAGCTCACCATCCCGTTCCTGGGCGAGCGCCGCTCCGGCTGGCAGTACCCGTTCGGCTCGCTGCTGCGCTCCGGCGCGATGCTCGCCGCCGGCAGCGACTGGTCCGTCAGCACGCCCGACGTGCTGGCCGGCGTCCACGTCGCCGTCAACCGCACCGGTGAGGAGGAGCCCAACCGGGTGTTCGGCCCCGAGGAGCGGATCGACCTCGGCTCCGCACTCGCCGCCTACACGGCCGGGACCGCGCGGGTGAACCACCTCGACGCGCTGACCGGCTCGGTCGAGAGCGGCAAACTCGCCGACCTGGTCGTGCTCGACCGCAACCCCTTCGACGGCCCGAACCAGGCCATCGCCGAGACCCGGGTGCTGCGCACCTACGTCCAGGGCGAACTGGTCCACGCCGCAGCCTCCGCATGA
- a CDS encoding TetR/AcrR family transcriptional regulator, whose translation MARQAEQPASKQQTSKQRVVLTRESILEAALRLCSPEGGGQLTFSRLGRELGADPTAVYRHFRDKDELVLALTELTVAEGAELARAALPDGPSDDWRSWLTVTAESIRTSYLARPVVAVLAAARTTAGPAETGGLELLIAALHRAGLPVVEAAEYSRQLVDLTLAMTQYSAAFSSLDPATQAKDEAAWAIKYATLPEAEFPLLRQSAQRLTELFRDDAEVFRMILATFLDGIAVRIESAQAERVQAGREA comes from the coding sequence GTGGCACGGCAGGCAGAGCAGCCGGCGTCGAAGCAGCAGACGTCGAAGCAGCGGGTGGTGCTCACACGTGAGTCGATCCTGGAGGCCGCGCTGCGGCTCTGCTCCCCCGAGGGGGGCGGCCAGCTCACCTTCAGCCGCCTGGGCAGGGAACTGGGCGCGGACCCGACCGCGGTCTACCGGCACTTCCGCGACAAGGACGAACTCGTCCTCGCCCTCACCGAACTGACGGTCGCCGAGGGCGCCGAGCTGGCCCGCGCCGCCCTGCCCGACGGCCCGTCGGACGACTGGCGCAGCTGGCTCACCGTCACCGCCGAGAGCATCCGCACGAGTTATCTGGCCCGACCCGTGGTCGCCGTGCTCGCGGCGGCCCGCACCACCGCCGGCCCCGCCGAGACCGGCGGGCTCGAACTGCTCATCGCGGCGCTGCACCGGGCCGGCCTGCCGGTGGTCGAGGCGGCCGAGTACTCCCGCCAACTCGTGGATCTCACGCTGGCGATGACGCAGTACTCGGCCGCGTTCTCGTCACTCGACCCGGCGACCCAGGCCAAGGACGAGGCGGCCTGGGCGATCAAGTACGCCACGCTGCCCGAGGCCGAGTTCCCGCTGCTGCGCCAGAGCGCGCAGCGGCTGACGGAACTGTTCCGGGACGACGCCGAGGTGTTCCGGATGATCCTGGCGACCTTCCTGGACGGCATCGCCGTGCGGATCGAGAGCGCTCAGGCCGAGCGTGTTCAGGCCGGGCGCGAGGCCTGA